The following coding sequences lie in one Ictalurus furcatus strain D&B chromosome 7, Billie_1.0, whole genome shotgun sequence genomic window:
- the si:dkey-127k13.1 gene encoding PWWP domain-containing DNA repair factor 3A, with protein MSSSEKSCRKARRQNIPKQHATYSDPPSKARAVHSAGAEKKTRGKGARAVARHPDPKPSPVSHSPTLQTAATNGYLPQNTATRSSKNAPKGRKKKTERSDFTPDERSDRFPDSDPTRTEQQKGRITPPCSQGSKKRTAKETSTHATLLCLSNRQDTPESDLGARTPGRGRGRRPNPRLSPAPQCSGTLLSEPQINPVTKTLPKKRRRCQNPEAEQRKRTRKKAEQEACDTPPVKRQRKKRLPKAEIPQSQRIRTRFVPQDSEHHEPEETFSSSDLSIELSLQEDKLSVTHSLSLEDEEDEEDEELPSFLQQIKQKPSSIREGLCVWCKLRKYPFWPAMVKSVNRKAKKASIVFIDQFLFDKKRICKGLSVSLRTLKPFDCEESRRFVDIAKEKYGKSIMWCLDLISDYRIRIGCGSFVGSIIEYIANDISYPLRSEYLKASSDLLSPTQSLIEQQDEDAELQDLEEHPDLLQDVHMEKKVLPDRTQAARNRANQRLVDFIVKKRGAQNRLLAVISGQEASRWLQALHSSSRLVVGQLYLEDDEQVNEVYRYLEELCESTAKANPGLENSGTGNWRSGSNRIRFILDVLFPEALICAIAAVDCVSLDKAEEKYHQGPRHSNRERQEFDLMIEQQMKLKAEGWSC; from the exons ATGAGCTCCTCGGAAAAATCCTGCCGAAAGGCACGGCGTCAAAATATCCCAAAACAGCACGCGACCTACTCTGATCCCCCTTCCAAAGCTCGAGCTGTCCATTCTGCAGGAGCCGAGAAGAAAACAAGAGGAAAAGGAGCGAGAGCTGTTGCACGGCATCCTGACCCCAAACCCTCACCTGTCTCACACTCGCCCACACTTCAAACAGCAGCGACAAATGGATACTTGCCTCAAAACACCGCCACACGTTCTTCAAAAAACGCTccgaaaggaaggaaaaagaaaactgaaagaTCAGACTTCACCCCTGATGAGAGATCAGATCGTTTTCCTGATTCTGATCCGACACGGACTGAGCAGCAAAAAGGCAGAATAACACCACCATGCAGTCAGGGATCGAAAAAAAGAACTGCTAAAGAAACCTCAACACACGCGACACTATTATGTCTGAGTAATCGGCAGGACACGCCCGAATCCGATTTGGGTGCGAGAACGCCAGGGCGTGGCCGAGGGCGCCGACCCAATCCCCGCCTCAGCCCTGCTCCACAGTGCAGCGGGACGCTGCTGAGCGAGCCACAGATCAACCCTGTGACG AAAACATTGCCAAAAAAGAGGCGGCGATGTCAGAATCCTGAAGCTGAGCAGAGGAAGAGGACGAGGAAGAAGGCGGAACAGGAAGCGTGTGACACACCGCCAGTCAAACGTCAAAGAAAGAAGCGCTTGCCGAAGGCGGAGATTCCCCAGAGCCAGCGAATCAGAACGCGCTTTGTGCCGCAGGATTCTGAGCACCATGAGCCGG AAGAGACGTTCTCCTCCTCAGACCTGTCCATCGAGCTGAGTCTACAGGAGGACAAGTTGTCtgtcacacactccctctccctggaggacgaggaggacgaggaggatgAAGAGCTGCCCAGTTTCTTACAGCAGATCAAGCAGA AACCTTCATCAATCAGAgaggggctgtgtgtgtggtgtaaactGAGGAAATACCCCTTCTGGCCAGCCATG GTGAAGAGTGTGAACCGTAAGGCAAAGAAGGCCAGCATTGTGTTTATTGACCAGTTTCTCTTTGATAAGAAGAGGATATGTAAAGG TTTATCAGTGTCTCTGAGGACGCTGAAGCCATTTGACTGTGAGGAGTCTCGCCGCTTTGTG gacataGCCAAAGAGAAGTATGGTAAATCCATCATGTGGTGTCTGGACCTCATCTCTGACTACAGGATCCGCATcg gttgtgGCTCATTTGTTGGCTCGATCATTGAATACATCGCTAATGATATCA GTTACCCGTTGAGGAGTGAATATTTGAAGGCTTCTTCAGATCTGCTGTCTCCCACTCAGAGTCTGATTGAGCAGCAGGATGAAGACGCTGAGCTTCAGGACCTTGAGGAACACCCTGACCTCCTTCAGGACGTCCACATGGAGAAGAAAGTCCTCCCCGACCGCACGCAGGCCGCCAGGAACCGCGCCAACCAGAGACTGGTGGACTTCATTGTCAAGAAACGAGGAGCGCAGAACCGCTTACTG GCGGTGATCAGTGGTCAGGAGGCGTCCAGGTGGCTGCAGGCTCTGCACAGCTCCAGCCGCTTGGTGGTGGGACAGTTGTACCTGGAGGACGATGAGCAGGTGAATGAAGTGTACCGCTACCTGGAGGAGCTGTGTGAGAGCACCGCTAAAGCTAACCCGGGTCTGGAGAACTCTGGGACTGGGAATTGGAGAAGCGGATCAAACCGGATCCGCTTCATCCTAGACGTCCTCTTCCCTGAG gcttTGATTTGTGCGATTGCTGCAGTGGATTGTGTCTCCCTGGACAAAGCGGAGGAGAAATATCACCAAGGACCTCGCCATAGTAAtag agaaagACAGGAGTTTGACCTGATGATTGAGCAGCAGATGAAACTGAAGGCAGAAGGATGGTCGTGCTGA
- the dapk3 gene encoding death-associated protein kinase 3, producing the protein MAAFRQEDVEKFYAMGEELGSGQFAIVRKCREKSTGVEYAAKFIKKRRLSSSRRGVSREEIEREVNILREIQHSNIITLHDIFENKTDVILILELVSGGELFDFLAEKESLSEEEATQFLKQILDGVHYLHSKHIAHFDLKPENIMLLDKNVPNPRIKLIDFGIAHQIKEGNEFKNIFGTPEFVAPEIVNYEPLGLEADMWSIGVITYILLSGASPFLGETKQETLTNISAVNYDFDEEYFSNTSELAKDFIRRLLVKDPKKRMTIQDSLEHPWIKVIKRRNVRPEDNGGRRGERRRLKTTRLKEYTIKSHSSMPPNNTYVNFERFSRVLEEITAAEDALQQLERNRRACRDDVTALLSIFEEKESWYKEENESIGAELTRVRSELQRTQSQRRHNQEETRSTALAANALKRKFTRLEGKYDMLAEQVASEVRWVEEFVRSIAIDNGEEQSTGLA; encoded by the exons ATGGCTGCTTTCAGAcaggaggatgtggagaagtTCTACGCGATGGGCGAGGAGCTGGGCAG cgggCAGTTTGCTATCGTGCGTAAGTGCCGTGAGAAGAGCACGGGCGTGGAGTACGCCGCCAAGTTCATCAAGAAGCGGCGCTTATCGTCAAGCAGACGGGGAGTGAGCCGCGAGGAGATCGAGCGTGAGGTGAACATTCTACGGGAGATCCAGCACAGCAACATCATCACGCTGCACGACATCTTCGAGAACAAGACAGATGTCATTCTCATCCTGGAGCTGGTGTCCGGCGGAGAGCTCTTCGACTTCCTGGCTGAGAAAGAGTCTCTGAGCGAGGAGGAGGCCACACAGTTCCTCAAGCAGATTCTGGACGGGGTGCACTACCTGCACTCCAAACACATCGCCCACTTCGACCTCAAG CCGGAGAACATTATGCTGCTGGATAAAAACGTCCCCAATCCCAGGATCAAGCTGATTGACTTCGGCATTGCGCACCAGATAAAAGAAGGAAAcgagtttaaaaacatctttgGAACACCAGAGTTTGTTG CTCCGGAGATTGTGAATTATGAGCCTCTGGGCCTGGAGGCGGACATGTG GAGCATCGGCGTCATCACGTATATTCT gttgAGTGGAGCGTCTCCTTTTCTCGGCGAGACCAAACAGGAAACACTGACCAACATCTCAGCCGTGAATTATGACTTTGATGAGGAATATTTCAGCAACACAAGTGAACTCGCTAAAGACTTCATACGCAGACTTCTGGTTAAAGATCCAAA GAAGAGGATGACGATTCAGGACAGTCTGGAACATCCATGGATCAAG GTGATAAAGCGGCGTAACGTGCGTCCGGAGGATAACGGTGGGCGTCGTGGCGAACGGCGGCGCCTGAAGACGACTCGTCTGAAAGAGTACACCATCAAGTCCCACTCCAGCATGCCTCCCAACAACACCTACGTCAACTTCGAGCGTTTCTCCCGTGTGCTGGAGGAGATCACTGCTGCCGAGGACGCGCTGCAGCAGCTTGAGCGCAACCGCCGCGCCTGCCGCGATGACGTCACCGCCCTGCTTTCCATCTTCGAGGAGAAGGAGAGCTGGTACAAGGAGGAGAACGAGAGCATCGGTGCCGAGCTGACCCGCGTCCGGTCTGAGCTGCAGCGCACTCAGAGCCAACGCCGCCACAACCAGGAGGAAACGCGCAGCACCGCGCTGGCCGCTAACGCCCTCAAGCGCAAGTTCACGCGCCTCGAGGGGAAGTACGACATGCTGGCTGAGCAAGTGGCCTCTGAAGTGCGCTGGGTTGAGGAGTTTGTACGCTCCATCGCCATCGACAACGGTGAAGAGCAGAGCACCGGCCTGGCGTAA
- the sppl2 gene encoding signal peptide peptidase-like 2 has product MCLCVCARMRESDSIIFIVIMGYLSALTCAALLITQVLGEYGVAHFSALGESKEKDYCIHFNSRWTPLPPHLNTMSAVEVYDLTPSVLCSDSDVPDGGFPDHVAMAMRGNCTLYEKVRLAQSNGAKGLLIISKAGLITPKGNESQYEEINIPLAVISYTDMLDIRMHFRDRKQVVLYSPTGPRLDVSMVLMFLMAVGTVAGGGYWTGVQEIKKLMKEEASGEKEESETVNITLSTITVWVVMCSLMLVLLYMFYNYLVLIYIGIFCLVSSVGLYNCLWLIVHRIPVGKCRIPENKLPYLKKRPDVRMLLLGLLCVSVSVTWAVFRNDDWWAWVLQDTLGMASCLYILTTFRLPSFRACTLLLTALLVYDVFFVFITPYITKSGESIMVEVGVGPSDSSTHEKLPMVLKVPYMRFSAVVLCNWPFSLLGLGDIIIPGLHVAYCHRFDVLVHSSQVYFLASTVGYTVGLILSFVCAFLMNSAQPALLYLVPCTLLFSLLVAVWRSELKPYWKGAVSLPSPVAMTPVTQTLNPPTSESSANQEPDVSDVTNQGEDPPPPTEEECLQRTEDSR; this is encoded by the exons atgtgtttgtgtgtgtgtgcgcggatgCGGGAGTCAGACAGCATAATTTTCATCGTCATCATGGGGTATTTATCAGCACTGACCTGTGCTGCTCTTCTCATCACACAG GTTTTAGGAGAATACGGTGTGGCTCATTTCAGTGCGTTGGGAGAAAGCAAAGAGAAGGATTACTGCATCCACTTCAACTCCCGCTGGACTCCTTTACCTCCACACCTCAACAccatg TCCGCAGTGGAGGTGTATGACCTGACCCCGTCTGTGCTTTGCTCCGACTCAGACGTCCCGGATGGCGGGTTTCCAGATCATGTTGCCATGGCGATGCGGGGGAACTGCACACTGTATGAAAAAGTTCGTTTGGCCCAAAGCAATGGTGCAAAAGGTCTCCTGATTATCAGCAAAGCAGGGCTG ATCACTCCGAAGGGGAACGAATCTCAGTATGAGGAGATCAACATTCCCCTCGCTGTAATCAGTTACACGGACATGCTGGACATCCGCATG CATTTCAGAGACAGGAAGCAGGTGGTGCTGTACTCTCCTACGGGGCCGCGGTTGGACGTTAGCATGGTGCTGATGTTCCTCATGGCCGTGGGGACAGTAGCAGGTGGAGGGTACTGGACCGGTGTCCAAGAAATCAAAAA ACTGATGAAGGAGGAGGCGagtggagagaaagaggaaagcGAGACGGTGAACATAACTCTGTCCACGATCACCGTGTGGGTGGTGATGTGCTCCCTCATGCTGGTGCTCCTTTATATGTTCTACAATTATCTgg TGCTCATCTACATTGGGATTTTCTGTCTCGTCTCCTCTGTGGGTCTTTACAACTGTCTCTGGCTTATCGTCCACAGAATTCCTGTCGGGAAGTGCAG gATTCCCGAGAACAAGCTGCCCTACTTGAAAAAGCGGCCGGACGTGCGAATGCTGCTGCTGGgtttgttgtgtgtgagtgtgagcgtcACCTGGGCTGTGTTCCGCAACGATgactg gtgggCGTGGGTGCTACAGGACACACTGGGCATGGCTAGCTGCCTCTACATTCTGACAACATTCAGACTGCCCAGCTTCAGA GCGTGCACTCTGCTCCTCACGGCTCTGTTAGTGTATGATGTCTTCTTCGTGTTTATAACACCTTACATCACtaag agtgggGAGAGCATCATGGTTGAAGTAGGAGTGGGTCCCTCTGATTCATCCACACACGAGAAG ctcccGATGGTTCTAAAGGTTCCTTACATGAGGTTTTCTGCTGTGGTTCTGTGTAATTGGCCGTTCTCACTGCTGGGTTTGGGAGACATTATAATTCCTG GTCTGCACGTAGCGTACTGCCACAGGTTTGATGTTCTCGTACACTCATCACAGGTTTACTTCCTGGCCTCCACTGTTG ggtaCACTGTGGGTCTGATCCTCAGCTTTGTGTGTGCGTTTCTGATGAACTCGGCTCAGCCGGCTCTGCTCTATCTGGTTCCATGCACTCTGCTGTTCAGCCTGCTGGTGGCAGTGTGGCGCTCAGAACTGAAGCCCTACTGGAAGGGGGCTGTGTCTCTg CCTTCTCCTGTCGCCATGACACCCGTCACTCAAACACTAAACCCACCCACGTCCGAGAGCTCAGCTAATCAGGAGCCAGATGTGAGTGACGTGACCAATCAGGGTGAAGACCCGCCTCCACCTACAGAGGAGGAATGTCTTCAGAGGACAGAAGACAGCCGGTGA